Part of the Brassica oleracea var. oleracea cultivar TO1000 chromosome C8, BOL, whole genome shotgun sequence genome is shown below.
ATTCGATTTGAAACCTAAAATCGATTTTTACCACACGATAGAACCCTAGAACTGACTAATCAACATGCATCAACACCTAATCCAAAAATATTGAGTTAAGAGCACGCGATTTACCTTCACCGTTTCACGATCTCTGAATCGCCTTTCGCCTTCGGGAGAGTTTTTTTTTCGAGACGGAGAAAGAGAATGAATGTTTTTTTCCACATACGAAACACAACCCCTACCACGACCACTCCCGCCTTGCCACGTGATTAAGGATTTGATCCTTAAACCCCTTAGTTTAGGATCAATCCTTCGGTTACGACATTTTAAAATTATTTTTTTAATTGCTTTTACCTAAGTTATCGCGCTTAGGATTCATCACGAACCCGCGTTGCGGGTGCTCTAAGTCTTGGAACTTGAAGATATTTTTATAGGATTAGTGATCAAAATTTGATTTTAGCAAAATGAAAAATGTTGATTTTAGTTTTATTTTTTGTTACTGATTCTTAGAGATTGAAAGTTGATCTGATCATCACCGATTACTGTATGCCTGGAATGACTGGCTACGAGCTCCTCAAAAAGATCAAGGTCTGAACTTTCCCACTATTTTACAGATTATAATTACAATTTATTTTTGACCAAAAAAAAGTTACAATTTATTTTCGAATCCTTTCGGACCAATGTGGTATTTTCGGTAATCTGAAACAGGAATCGTCCAGTTTCCGACAAGTTCCGGTTGTAATAATGTCGTCAGAGAATGTCTTAACCAGAATCTATAGGTGGGTTTTGTAATAAATTTGCAAACATTTTTTTTGTTGGGTTTTTGAGAAACTGTTGATTGATAAAAAAAAACGCTAAACTGATCCCGGCAGATGTCTTGAGGAAGGTGCGGAGGACTTCTTACTAAAACCGGTGAAACTCGCCGACGTGAAGCGCCTGAGAAGCTATTTAACCAGAGACGTTAAACTTTCCAACGCAAACAAACGGAAGCTTCCGGAAGATTCTGTTCCCGTCAACACCTCGCTTCCTCCTCCGCCGTCACCGTTTACTATTTCGCCTGTTTCGTCGGACTCTTCTCCGCCGTTGACTATCTCGCCTGAATCGTCGGACTCTTCTCCGCCGTTGTCTCCCCTGGAAATCTCTTCCTCGCCACTCTCATCTCCAATAGACGATGAAGATGATGATGTGTTGACATCGTCTCCGGAGTCTTCGTCGGCGCCGGAGGAATCGCCGGCTCGACGGCAGAAGATGAGAAGTCCTCTGGATTAGATTAATAAAGTTTGTTTTTTTAGTTCATCCGTGTAATATTTATCTCCGTTAACTTCTTTTACCTTCGACGGTGCTTTAAGTGCACGTTGACTTGACGCCGTCAGATTATAGATGTCCTTTAATCTCGCTCCACGTGGGCTTTTCGGTTTCTAAAAAGCTTAATTTCTTATAATAATTTTAATTATCAATGAACAAAGTTATGGTTTAGAATTCCTAGAACATCTCCTGCCTAGACCTCAAACTTATTATCCGACATTCGCTCCAGATCCGCTCTGAAAATAGGATATTCGGGGTGTCCGGATCCGAATCCGGATAATAAAATCTTGGATTCGTTCAAACCGAATCCGAATCCGGATTTCTTAATTTTTAGGTCTGGATATCCGGATCCGGATCCATATTTTTAAAATACATTAAATTTTTAAATTTTATTAATATTTATATTTGATATATTAATATTTACACATGAATTAATCTTATAATATTATATTTTAGATTTTACAATATTATAAACATATATAAATATATTTATAAATATTTAATTTATGTATTATATTAAAAAATAGTATTTTTGTTAAAAAAATTATTTTTAATTATTTTGACAGATCCGGATCCGGATATCCGCGGATAATAGGATATCGAGACGGATATCCGAAACTCGGATATCCAGAAACCACGAATCCGGATCCGGATACCCTAAATTTCCCGGATATCCGGATCCATATACCCTAAATTTCCCGGATATCCGGATCCGTCCCAGGGCTACTCCTACCTCACTTCAAACTCCATTTTGTAGTAAAATGACATGATTACTCTAAATATGGAGTAAACCAACTCATTACTCGAAAATGGGGTTAAACTTTTTTATTTATAAAATGGTCCTCCACATTTAAATATTTTCGTTTTCAATAAAATTGTTATAAATAAGTATAATAATATTATTTTACTATATGTTATAAAATTTATTGTTAATATTTCTTAATTATATATATAGCCATCTAATGAACTTTTTATGCAACAAAATATATATAATATAAAATATAACAGATCATACATATAAAAAATCAAAGATAAAGAAGCTCATTTTTTACTTTGAAATGCATTAGTTGATCATTTGTAAGAAAATTATACTAATTCTAATGAATAATTTAAGTTGATGTATTATTGTGTTTAATCTATGTAATGTAATTTTTAATGTAATAGATGTTTTCTTTTTAAACCTTACCGAGTAATTTTATTTATATAATAAAAATTTAATTGTGGTTTATATTTTATTTAATATAATTGTTACAATCTGAAAATGGATTGTTTTGCAAATAGTATAAATGAAAGGTGATATTACTAATTTTTAAATAAATATAAAATATAATAAATTAGGAATATTCTATTTTGGAGTGAAAAATGAAATAATACATTGGAGTAAAACTTAACTCCATTTTGGAGTAAAAAATAACCAAAATGGAGTAATACATTGAAGATGTTCTCGGGTTTAAATTGAGGAAGAGAAAAACCCTTCGTAATATCTACTCATATAGTAATTTGTAAATACATTCAGATAAGTTTATTATGATAAAACTCGAACATGCATTTCAAGTGTCAAATATCTATCATAAATAACTTCGCTAGATATGAAAATGCAAGAATCAAAGAGCTCATGTTTTTCTTCCAAATACACCAAACAACTAATGAATAACGTCTGAATCCGATACACATATATATATATATATATATTGTCGAGATTTGAGAGCTTAAACAGTTTATCAGTTCTTTTCTTGAAATAAAACCTATAATAGTCACTTGTTGATTTATTAACACACGCATATTCTTTTATGAAAAGTTTAATACAGCTTAACTAAGAAAAAACAAACCACAGTAAGTCAATATTACTATTAATATATACTACAAAGAAGCGGATATGAAAAAAAAAAGAAAAAAAAAAGAAGAAGCGGATATGCATCATTGATATCATGCATGTGTAGTCGTGTAAAGAGCAAGCAAGAAATCTGCTCTTAGAAAATGGAGAAAATAAATAGTAAAGCTGGAATTGGGCAACTCCTGTTCCCTTCCTTTAGGGCATATATCTCCATAAACAGTCTTTATAGATCCGCTGTCTCTGGCACTCACTTCAGTGCTTTTTTGACGGTAGAATGTGTTTTTACAGCAACATTTGGATCCGAGTAACTAGATAGATATTCACGTGGATGCTGTATTGTCCATTTATAATTCTATGGTTACTGGAAATAATCTAAATGTACTGTTTAATGGACCCTACTCGATCTACTGAGCATTGGGATCACATGCCAAACTCAGGTGTATAGAAGGTGTGGGTGACGAAGCCCGCCAAAGCACCGTACATCTTAGGTTGACGTATGATTCTTTTAGCTAGTAATCCAAATTAACAGCGTATGAGAGCTCTTTTCAAAAATATCAACCACTGAACAAAGATATTATTCCTTATTTCCCCCCAAGTTATTGTGGATACTTACTAGGAACACTTCCATCGGAGAGTCTTCGACATGTGATTCCTACTACATGTAGAAATGTAAGTATGTAAACGGATAATATTTAATTATGGATATTTCAAAATGAAAAAGTCCATTTAAGATATCTTAGAGCAACCTTGGTACCATACTACCATACCAAAAATGAATATCTAAACCAACAAGTATTATTATTTTAATATGTTTTTATTTGATAATTTTTTTTTCTTTTTAGCAAGAAAAACCAATTGTAACTTGACAAGTAACCATGTGAAGTTACGTGTCAGAAGTTCTGCAGTCAGATTCCATTTCTATTCTCTCTCATGGTTTTGACATTTTCTTATTTTCTTTAATTCTTAGATGTTGTTAGGCTTGAGACGGATCGGATATCCGGACAATTTTAAGGTATCTGGATCCGGATTTCTCGGATATCCGGGTCCGGGGTTCTCGGATATCCAGGTGTCGGATATCCTTCTAAAAATTGTAATATCCGGCGGATATCCGGATCCAGATTTGGATCCTTAAAATAAATAAAAAATAATATTAATATATATAAAATATTAACAATGATTAAAAAATAAAAATATATATAATGTCTTTAATTATTTCTATGTATAATATTACACAATTTACATAAAATTTATATATACTATTATAAAAATAATATATTAAATAAAATTAATTTTTATATATAGATATTACTATTTTGAAATATTTATTAATAAAACTTACGGATCCGAATATCCGGACTTAAAAATTAAGATATTCGGATCCGGATCCGGCTTTGACAGATCCAACATTTTACTATCCGAATCCGGATTCGGCCCATTCGGATATCCGGATTTTCGGATTGAATCTCGGATCGAATCCGGATCTCGGATAAAAGTCTCAGGCCTAGATGTTGTGCTAAAACTCTTGCTTTAGCATAGAGTTTCCATTATTTTGGATACTCAAACCAATTATTCATTATGTTTTATTTTTAACATGTTTTAAAAATTTGTGTGAAATAGTGTGCTCCAACAAGAAAAATTGAGTGTCGAATAGAAGTATTATTTTCAACTTTTTTTTGGTAAAAGTTATTTTCAGCTTTTTTTTTTTTTTGAAAAATGTTATTTTCAACTTAACATGAAGGATCATATTATAACCTCTTTTGTACTGTTAATGACAGAGCCAACCACATTCGAAGGATGAATTCACTTTTGTAGCTTGTAGGTGCAATGTATATATACCAACAAAAGCATTAATAATTGTCGACAACAAAATCATACCCAAAGGATACTCCTCACGTTTGGCATTCTTTAAAAATTGCTAAATTAACAAAAAAAGAACCATTGGGTTCGTTTTGGCTGGCCCTTCATGTGGGGAATGGATCTGTATCTTTTCTCTTTTGTCATCTTTGGCTACTGTAGTGTCCCGATCGCTGCTGCATGTGTCTTTTCACGTTTTTATGCTTTACTCTTGAGTCTTGACATGTAGATTTTACTTTTGTCAGATGGCTGAGCTATTTGTAATCTCTATTGCTCTGTAAATGACTTGTAAACTCTGATCTTATT
Proteins encoded:
- the LOC106307761 gene encoding two-component response regulator ARR4-like, with translation MARDGGVSCLRSSETMRVGIGGMESPPLDLDEVHVLAVDDSLVDRIVIERLLRITSCKVTAVDSGWRALEFLGLDNEKASAELDRLKVDLIITDYCMPGMTGYELLKKIKESSSFRQVPVVIMSSENVLTRIYRCLEEGAEDFLLKPVKLADVKRLRSYLTRDVKLSNANKRKLPEDSVPVNTSLPPPPSPFTISPVSSDSSPPLTISPESSDSSPPLSPLEISSSPLSSPIDDEDDDVLTSSPESSSAPEESPARRQKMRSPLD